Sequence from the Saccharopolyspora pogona genome:
GGTGGCACCGTGCTCGACCACGAGCCTCATAACGCGCTCGTACCGCGAGCCCGGCTCGTGACCGTCCTCGTAGTTCACGGAGTTGACCGCGCACCGGCCGCCCAGGTGATCCAGACCGGCCTCGATCACGTCCGGCTCCGTGGAGTCCACCATGATCGGCAGGGTCGAGGAGGTCGCCAGGCGCGACGCCAGTTCACGCATGTCGACCGTGCCGTCGCGGCCGACGTAGTCCACGCACAGGTCCAGCATGTGCGCGCCCTCGCGGGTCTGGGCCTTGGCGATCTCCACGCAGTCGTCGTAACGACCTTCCAGCATCGCCACGCGGAACGCCTTGGAACCGTTGGTGTTCGTGCGCTCACCGATGTTGAGGATCGACGCGTCCTGTTCGAACGGCACCGACTGGTACATCGACGAGATCGCCGGGAGGTGCTCGGGCTGGCGCACCTTCGGCGGCAGCGACGCGACGGCCTCGGCCACCGCGCGCACGTGCTCGGTGGTGGTGCCGCAGCAGCCGCCGACCAGCCGGGCGCCGAAGTCGTTGACGAACCCGACCAGCGCGTCGGCCAGCTCGTCGGGCTGCAGCGGGTACACCGCACCATTGGGGCCCAGCTGGGGCAGACCGGCGTTGGGCATCACCGAGATCGGGATCCGGGAGTTCTGCGCCAGCACCCGCAGGTGCTCGCTCATCTCCGCCGGACCGGTCGCGCAGTTCATCCCGATCAGGTCGATGCCCAGCGGCTCCAGCGCGGTCAGCGCCGCGCCGATCTCGGAGCCGACCAGCATCGTCCCCGTGGTCTCCACGGTGACCTGAGCGATGATCGGCAGCTGGCGACCGGCCTGGGCCATCGCCCGCTTCGCGGCCACGATCGCGGCCTTGGTCTGCAGCAGGTCCTGCGAGGTCTCCACCAGCACCACGTCGATGCCGCCGTCGAGCATGCCCAGCATCTGCTCGACGTAGGCGTCGCGCAGCACGGTGTAGGGCGCGTGGCCCAGCGTCGGCAGCTTGGTGCCCGGACCGACCGAACCGAGCACGTACCGCGGCCGCTCCGGCGTCGAGTACTCGTCGGCGGCCTCGCGGGCCAGCGCCGAGCCCTTTTCCGCCAGCTCCCGGATCCGCTCCGGGATGTCGTACTCGCTGAGGTTGGGCAGGTTCGCGCCGAACGTGTTGGTCTCGATCGCGTCCGAGCCGGCCTCGAGGTAGCCCCGGTAGATCGAGGACACCACGTCGGGCCGGGTCACGTTCAGGATCTCGTTGCAGCCCTCCAGGTTGGCGAAGTCGTCCAACGTCAGGTCGAACGCCTGCAGCGCGGTGCCCATGCCGCCGTCGGCGACGAGGACGCGTTCGCCGAGGGCGGTGAGGAACCCGCTCGGATCGTTCTGCCGGTCTGCCATGCCCCTGCTACTCCCGTTCTCAGCGAAGCTTCGGCTGGACCTCGGCCGCGGCGGCGTCGCCGTACGCCTCGGCGATGCGGGCGACGAACGAGTCGCGCTCCACGTCGTACTCCTGGGGGCCGTCGGTCTCCAGCGAAACGGTCGCCAGCGTGCAGCCGAGCTGCAGCGAGCGCTCCAGCCCGAAGTCGTGGGTCAGCCCGGCCAGGAACCCGGCGCGCAGCGCGTCGCCGACGCCGGTGGGGTCGCCCTTCTGGTTCTCCTTCGGCGGCACGACCTCGATGGTCGGCTCCGACTTGGACTCCACCTGCACGCCTTTGGGGCCGAGCGAGGTCACCCAGATGCCGACGCGCTCCAGCACTTCGGTGTGGGTCCAACCGGTGCTCTGCAGCAGCAGGCCGTGCTCGTATTCGTTGGTGAACAGGTACTCCGCGCCCTCGACGAGCTTGCGGATGTCGTCGCCTTCCATCCGGGCGAGCTGCTGGCCCGGGTCGGCGAGGAACCGGTAGCCGCGGTCCCGGCACTCCTGGGTGTGCCGCAGCATCGCGTCCGGGTCGTTGGCGGAGATCACCACGACGTCGAGGCCACCGAGCCGGTCGGCGACCGGCTTGAGCTCGATCTCGCGGGCCTCGGCCATCGCGCCCGCGTAGAACGAGGCGATCTGGTTGTGGTCGGTGTCGGTGGTGCAGAGGAACCGCGCCGTGTGCTTGGTCCCGGAGACGTGCACCGAGTTGGTGTCCACTCCGTGGCGCTCCAGCCACGCGCGGTACTCGTCGAAGTCCCGGCCGACGGCGCCGACGAGGGCCGAGCCGACGCCGAGCTGGCCGAGGCCGAAGGTGATGTTGGCCGCGATCCCGCCGCGGCGCACCTCCAGCTCGTCGACCAGGAACGACAGCGACACCTGCTGGAGGCGATCAGCGACGAGCTGATCGGTGAACCTACCGGGGTAGGACATCAGATGGTCGGTGGCGATCGAACCGGTCACCGCAATCCGCACTGCATTACTCCTTCACCAGGGTAGTCGGCTGCCGCTGCGGCACCGACCACGAAGCTCTACTGGACCCGGGCCGGCACAGCGGGCTGCGGGGCGCGCGCCACGCCCCGCAGTCCGCCGCCACGGCTTCGGTCAACGTCAGATGCCGGCGGCGCTCTTCAGCGCCTCGGCTCTGTCGGTGCGCTCCCACGGCAGGTCGACGTCGCTGCGCCCGAAGTGACCGTACGCTGCCGTCTGGGCGTAGATCGGCCGCAGGAGGTCCAGGTCACGCACGATGGCCGCGGGACGCAGGTCGAAGACGTCGTTGATCGCCGCCTGGATCTTGACCGGGTCGACGTTCTCGGTGCCGAAGGTCTCCACGAACAGGCCCACCGGGGCGGCCTTGCCGATCGCGTAGGCGACCTGCACCTCGATGCGGCTCGCCAGGCCCGCCGCGACCGCGTTCTTGGCCACCCAGCGCATCGCGTAGGCGGCGGAGCGGTCGACCTTCGACGGGTCCTTGCCGGAGAACGCGCCGCCGCCGTGGCGGGCCATGCCGCCGTAGGTGTCGACGATGATCTTCCGGCCGGTCAGGCCCGCGTCGCCCATCGGGCCACCGACGACGAACCGGCCGGTCGGGTTCACCAGCAGCCGGCTGTCGGCGGACTCCAGACCGACCCGCTGGATCTCCGGGTCGATGACCTTCTCCTTGATGTCCCCGGTCAGCATGTCTTCGAGGTCGATGTCGGCGGCGTGCTGGGTGGAGAGCACCACGGTGTCCAGGCGCACCGGCTGGTCGCCGGCGTACTCGATGGTCACCTGGGTCTTGCCGTCGGGGCGCAGGTACGGCAGCACGCCGTCCTTGCGAACCTTGGTCAGCCGCCGCGACAGGCGGTGCGCCAGCGCGATCGGCAGCGGCATCAGCTCGTCGGTGTCGGTGCAGGCGTAGCCGAACATCAGGCCCTGGTCACCGGCGCCCTGCTTGGCGATCTCGTCGATCACGCCCTCGACCCGCGTCTCGTGCGCGACATCCACGCCCTGCGCGATGTCCGGCGACTGCGAGCCGATGGCGACGTTCACGCCGCAGGAGGCACCGTCGAAGCCCTTGGCCGAGGAGTCGTAGCCGATCTCCAGGATCTTCTCCCGCACGATCGTCGGGATGTCCGCGTAGGCGTCGGTGGTCACCTCGCCGGCCACGTGCACCTGGCCGGTGGTCACCATCGTCTCCACCGCGACCCGCGACCGCGGGTCCTGGGACAACAACGCGTCCAGCACGGCGTCGCTGATCGCATCGCAGATCTTGTCCGGGTGTCCCTCGGTCACCGACTCGCTGGTGAACAACCTGCGGTTGATCTCACTCACGACTGCTCCTCACCTCACAGCTGATGCAGCTCTAGATCCTTGCGTACGATAGTGGCGATTTACGGCACCGGGGGGTCCGAAACTGTTTCCGGTCTCATCTTGCCGGGGGGGTACCGATTCCGTGCGTGGGCTTAACGGCTGCGCCGCTTCAAGGACGAAGACCAAACCTCGGACACCTCTCATGCTCGAGCGTGCATGATGCCCCAGGCCAAGTTGCCCGCTTTGCCACCGGCGACCCAGTTCTTCAGACCGGTCTTCATCTTGGTGCGGTACTCGTCGCTGATCCGGTCGGCGAGCTCCGCTTCCTTGCCCTCCAGGACCTCCAGCACCCGCGCGTAGTGCGTCGGCAGGTATGTGGTCAGGTCTTCGAAGTCGAAGTCCTGCAGGCCGAGGCGGGCCAGTTCGCGGCGGTAGAAGCCGGGCGAGCCCATGGTGTCCAGGTTGAGCCGGTCCAGGATCGGCCCGAGGTCCCGCAGCTTGGCGTCGTCGGCGGCCATCGGATCGGTGAAGATGAAGGAACCCCCGCCCTTGAGCACGCGGGTCACCTCCTCCAGGACCCGCTCCCGGTCGCCGCTGTGCAGGATCGCATCCTGCGACCAGACGATGTCGAAGGCATTGTCCTGGAACGGGATGTCCTCGAAGGAACCGTCCTTGACCTCGATCAACTCGTCCAGCCCGGTGGCGCGGTTGAACTCGACGTTTCGGGCGTTCTCGACCTCGCTGAGATTCAGGCAGGACACCTTGCAGCCGTAGGTCTCGGCCAGGTAGCGCGCCGCGCCGCCGTAGCCGGAGCCAATGTCCAGGATGCGGGTGCCCGGGCTGATCTGAATCTTGGCGGTCATCCGCTCCACGGTGCGCCGCGAGGCGGCGTCGATGTTCTCGTCCGGGGTCTCGTAGAGGCCGATGTGAATGTCGTTGCCGCCCCAGACGTGGTAATAGAAGTTGTCCGCGTCCTCGGAGTTGTAGTAGTCCCGCGCGGTGTGCACCGCGGTCGAGTACACGTCGGAGAGCTCCTCGTCCGGGCGGTACTTCTTCTCGGCCACGTGAATGAAGAAGTCCGGCTCGGTGTCGTGGTAGGTCTCCTGGAAGTCGCCGTAGGTGTCGATCCGCTGGAAACCGACTTCGCGCATGAGCCGCCGCATGTAGTTCTTCCGCAGCGGATACATGTTCAGGAAGAATTCAGATCGATCGGGGAACGTGTACTTGAATCGCGCCAGGCCGTCATCGATGTAATCGGGTTCCGCGGAAACGTCTTCGCCGGCGTAGTAATAGGTGTGCTTCGAGGAGAATCCGCTGTCCAGAATCGAGTCGTAATTGCGCTGATCGATGATCAGCACGCCGTCGTGCTTGAGCATCGCGTAGAACTCGGCCAGCGCTTTGCGCCGATCCCGTTCGGAGAACAGGTGGGTGAACGAGTTGCCCAGGCAGATGATCGCGTCGTATTCGCCGTGGACGTCACGATTCAGCCAGCGCCAGTCGGCGTGCACCACCCGCAGGATGTGGCCGCCGTAGGTCAACCCGTTGCTGAACGCCTTGGCCAGCATCTGGGGGCTGCCGTCGGCGCTGACCGCCTCGAAGCCCTCCTCCAGCAGCCGCACGGAGTGGAACCCGGTGCCGGTGGCCACGTCGAGGACGGAGCGGACACCGCGAGCCTTGAGCTGGTCGATGAAGAACGAACCCTCGCTCTGGTAGCGCTTCTTCCAGTCGATCAGCTCATCCCACTTCTCGACGAAACCGCCGACGTACTCGTACGTGTAGTGGTCCGATTCGCGCACCTCCAGCGGATTCTCGCCGAACACCTGCTCCTCGCGGGCCACCAGATCAGCGGTATCCGGAGATCCTTGGTGCTCGCTCGAGGCAAGGTCGTCCACGCTCTTGGCCATTCTTCACTCCCACCACTCACGTTGGTCATGCGCCACCGCAAACTCGGGTACGCGCAAAAATCTGTGCCCCGAGCTCCTCCCGTGGCCGTGCCGGGTCGCCGCTGCGAAAAAGGCAACACCTGGACCGGCGTGGGCAGCCGAGAAACGCTCAAGGCCGCAACACCTACGCCGATCACCGTCCAGTCGGCACCTTTGCCAACCGGCGCTGACGCGGTATTCCTGCGTCAATTAACCAAACTAGGCGAACGAGATAGCAAAGCAAGCATACAAACGTGTGACGCTAATCACCGGAATACTATGATAGCGTGATTCGGATTGTCACCCTGGGTGAATAAATGCGCCGCCACCTGCGCCGATTCGGCGCATTTTGGAGAGGGATAACGATCGCGCAAGTGCAAGTCGGCAACGATCTGTGTACACTGACGCGCGCATCGCGTACCACAGCAACTGCAAATTGCACAACCGCGACCGCCGACAAAAAATATTAAAACTAGGCATCGGGCGGTTGACTTTTCTTTTTCGGTCATTCCATCGCGGGATGGAGCACGGATGTTACGGTGCGCGCATCCCGGAAGCGAGCCATTTTCGGCGCCGCCGGAGATCCCGCTCGTCGGCCACCACCCACCGCCCTCCCCCATCAGGCCTGCTCCACGTTCCCCCAGCCGGGGCGTCGACGGAAGAAGCATCGCCGCACCGGCCCCAGCGAAGTGTGGCACGCACCATTGGCGCGTGCCACCGGAGCCACCGCCTCGTGCTCCAGCAGGACGCTCTCCAGCTCGAACGGCGAGATCCGGTAGTCGGAGGCCTTGAATCACGTCGTCGGTGCGGCCGACGTAGGTGATGTAGCCGTCGGCGTCCCTAGTTCCGACGTCACCGGTGTGGTAGTGGCCGCCGCGCGTCGCTTCGGTGGTCCGGTCGGTGTCGTCGGCGTAGCCGGTCATCAGGCCCACCGGCCGCGGCTGCAGCGCCAGGCAGATCTCGCTTCCTCGGCCGGCTCCCCGGTGACCGGGTCGAGCAGCGCCACCTCGAAACCGGGCAGCGGGCGGCCCATC
This genomic interval carries:
- a CDS encoding carbohydrate kinase family protein, which encodes MRIAVTGSIATDHLMSYPGRFTDQLVADRLQQVSLSFLVDELEVRRGGIAANITFGLGQLGVGSALVGAVGRDFDEYRAWLERHGVDTNSVHVSGTKHTARFLCTTDTDHNQIASFYAGAMAEAREIELKPVADRLGGLDVVVISANDPDAMLRHTQECRDRGYRFLADPGQQLARMEGDDIRKLVEGAEYLFTNEYEHGLLLQSTGWTHTEVLERVGIWVTSLGPKGVQVESKSEPTIEVVPPKENQKGDPTGVGDALRAGFLAGLTHDFGLERSLQLGCTLATVSLETDGPQEYDVERDSFVARIAEAYGDAAAAEVQPKLR
- the metK gene encoding methionine adenosyltransferase; amino-acid sequence: MSEINRRLFTSESVTEGHPDKICDAISDAVLDALLSQDPRSRVAVETMVTTGQVHVAGEVTTDAYADIPTIVREKILEIGYDSSAKGFDGASCGVNVAIGSQSPDIAQGVDVAHETRVEGVIDEIAKQGAGDQGLMFGYACTDTDELMPLPIALAHRLSRRLTKVRKDGVLPYLRPDGKTQVTIEYAGDQPVRLDTVVLSTQHAADIDLEDMLTGDIKEKVIDPEIQRVGLESADSRLLVNPTGRFVVGGPMGDAGLTGRKIIVDTYGGMARHGGGAFSGKDPSKVDRSAAYAMRWVAKNAVAAGLASRIEVQVAYAIGKAAPVGLFVETFGTENVDPVKIQAAINDVFDLRPAAIVRDLDLLRPIYAQTAAYGHFGRSDVDLPWERTDRAEALKSAAGI
- a CDS encoding glycine/sarcosine N-methyltransferase; amino-acid sequence: MAKSVDDLASSEHQGSPDTADLVAREEQVFGENPLEVRESDHYTYEYVGGFVEKWDELIDWKKRYQSEGSFFIDQLKARGVRSVLDVATGTGFHSVRLLEEGFEAVSADGSPQMLAKAFSNGLTYGGHILRVVHADWRWLNRDVHGEYDAIICLGNSFTHLFSERDRRKALAEFYAMLKHDGVLIIDQRNYDSILDSGFSSKHTYYYAGEDVSAEPDYIDDGLARFKYTFPDRSEFFLNMYPLRKNYMRRLMREVGFQRIDTYGDFQETYHDTEPDFFIHVAEKKYRPDEELSDVYSTAVHTARDYYNSEDADNFYYHVWGGNDIHIGLYETPDENIDAASRRTVERMTAKIQISPGTRILDIGSGYGGAARYLAETYGCKVSCLNLSEVENARNVEFNRATGLDELIEVKDGSFEDIPFQDNAFDIVWSQDAILHSGDRERVLEEVTRVLKGGGSFIFTDPMAADDAKLRDLGPILDRLNLDTMGSPGFYRRELARLGLQDFDFEDLTTYLPTHYARVLEVLEGKEAELADRISDEYRTKMKTGLKNWVAGGKAGNLAWGIMHARA